A window of the Gammaproteobacteria bacterium genome harbors these coding sequences:
- a CDS encoding DUF4845 domain-containing protein, which translates to MRTLQSQRGMTAIGWIIVLGLIGFFVLLALRLTPGYLEYFSVASAIESLENEPEIGSKTTAEIRSMLDKRFSVNDVTSISGRDVKVESQGGRMRISVDYEKRVPVLGNIDAVATFKKEVEVVRR; encoded by the coding sequence ATGCGGACACTGCAATCGCAACGTGGTATGACGGCCATCGGCTGGATCATCGTACTGGGCCTGATCGGCTTCTTCGTGCTGTTGGCGCTGCGTCTGACGCCGGGTTACCTGGAATATTTCAGTGTCGCGAGCGCCATCGAGTCGCTGGAGAACGAGCCGGAAATCGGGTCGAAGACGACGGCTGAGATCCGCTCGATGCTGGACAAGCGTTTCAGCGTGAACGACGTCACGAGCATCTCCGGCCGGGATGTGAAGGTGGAAAGTCAGGGTGGCCGGATGCGCATATCGGTGGACTATGAGAAGCGCGTGCCGGTGCTCGGCAATATCGATGCAGTCGCCACCTTCAAGAAGGAGGTCGAGGTAGTGCGGCGTTGA
- the rnc gene encoding ribonuclease III produces the protein MIDSEDALLRRLRYRFREPVFLVNALTHRSAGGCSNERLEFLGDAVLGLVIAEVLYRRYPEASEGELSRLRAALVREQTLAELARDLDLGEHLRLGSGELKSGGYRRESTLADALEAVLGAIYLDSGFAPCATVIQALYAARLAALPAEPVATKDAKTRLQEFLQARHQRLPEYAVVSVRGSAHEQVFEVECRLTDVGQEARGTGRSRRHAEQHAAQHMLEVLGVDAD, from the coding sequence TTGATCGACTCCGAGGACGCACTGCTGCGGCGACTGAGGTACCGGTTCCGTGAGCCGGTGTTCCTGGTCAACGCGCTCACCCACCGCAGTGCCGGCGGGTGCAGCAATGAACGGCTGGAATTCCTCGGCGACGCTGTCCTCGGGCTGGTGATCGCCGAGGTGCTCTACCGGCGCTATCCCGAGGCGAGCGAGGGCGAACTCAGCCGGCTGCGCGCCGCCCTGGTACGTGAGCAGACGCTGGCGGAACTGGCGCGCGACCTGGATCTGGGCGAACATCTGCGCCTGGGGTCCGGCGAACTCAAGAGTGGTGGCTACCGGCGCGAATCCACCCTCGCCGACGCCCTCGAGGCGGTCCTCGGCGCCATCTATCTGGACAGCGGTTTCGCACCCTGCGCCACGGTGATCCAGGCACTGTATGCGGCGCGCCTTGCCGCGCTACCGGCAGAGCCCGTTGCCACCAAGGATGCCAAGACCCGGCTGCAGGAATTCCTGCAGGCCCGCCATCAGCGCCTCCCCGAGTATGCTGTCGTTTCGGTCCGTGGCAGCGCCCATGAGCAGGTCTTCGAGGTGGAATGCCGACTGACAGATGTGGGGCAGGAGGCCCGCGGCACGGGCCGCAGCCGCCGCCACGCCGAGCAGCACGCGGCACAGCACATGCTGGAAGTGCTCGGTGTGGATGCCGACTGA